A genomic region of Rickettsiales bacterium contains the following coding sequences:
- a CDS encoding ATP-binding protein, whose amino-acid sequence MSTSHQDTLQQEHDKFHAMLLTSVSHDLKTPIACIIGSLDIYQQLKGTLSEERKDILIATAINEARRLDNFITNILDMAKLESGIIFQYENIDIAQLVRQCVHQMESVLSQHPVQLELPRQLMGQVNELWISRVLALLLSNAALYTPADTNILVSVTSDNIACWITIRDYGPGISKKMATTIFQKHHRTMLKDTKVAGTGLGLPICKAIAEKHGGAIRCETPDSGDGTIFTITLPLHHKRIKK is encoded by the coding sequence ATGTCCACTTCCCATCAGGATACACTCCAGCAGGAACATGACAAGTTTCATGCCATGCTGCTAACTTCAGTGTCGCATGACCTGAAAACCCCCATCGCCTGTATCATCGGCTCGCTGGATATCTATCAGCAGCTCAAAGGCACGTTGAGCGAAGAACGCAAAGACATTCTGATCGCCACGGCCATCAACGAAGCCCGCCGCCTGGACAACTTTATTACCAACATTCTTGATATGGCGAAGCTCGAAAGCGGCATCATCTTTCAGTATGAAAATATTGATATCGCTCAGCTCGTGCGGCAATGCGTTCACCAGATGGAATCCGTGCTGTCCCAGCATCCCGTGCAACTCGAATTACCCCGCCAGTTGATGGGACAGGTCAACGAATTATGGATCAGCCGTGTGCTGGCGCTGCTGTTGAGCAATGCGGCACTCTACACTCCGGCCGATACGAATATACTTGTGAGCGTCACCAGCGACAACATCGCCTGCTGGATCACGATACGGGATTACGGACCTGGCATTTCCAAGAAGATGGCCACAACGATATTCCAGAAACACCACCGCACCATGCTTAAAGATACAAAAGTAGCCGGTACCGGGCTGGGCCTTCCCATCTGCAAGGCTATTGCGGAAAAGCACGGCGGAGCCATACGGTGTGAAACCCCAGACTCTGGCGATGGCACGATCTTTACCATCACCTTGCCTTTACACCATAAACGAATCAAGAAATGA